The Bacteroidales bacterium genomic interval CAAGGGAAACGCCCAAATCACTTGCCCTGGTGTAAACCAATAAATCCTCCGGTTTAATTCTTCCGGTGAATTTCACTTTCTCCTCCAGGTGCAGAGAAGCGGCGAGACTGTGCAACTCATTTTCAGCGTAACCCGAGCCGGCTATAATGACTCCGGTATCATTAATCCATTGCATTGCCCTGATCAGCAATTCAATTCCCCGGCCCATATTGAGTGCGCCCTGGTAAATGATCTGCTTCTGGAAAACTCTACCCGGGCTGGCAGGCGCATTATCATTCAGACGATATGGCATGTTGCGGATCACTTCCATATTGATCCCGTATTTGGTTGAATAATGAAGAGCTATAGAAGGACTTACCGTGTAACTGTATTTCACACGGGGAAGAAAAAGCCTCTCCAGTCGCTCCCAGATTTTCCTTGTAATGTTTCTGCCAACCAATTCGGGTAATTCTGTAAACAGTTCGTGACTGTCGTAAATAAGAACTTCTCGTTTCAGTTTTGAAGCAATGAAAGCAGCCGGGAGTGTATCCAGATCATTGGATACAATTGCAGCGGCATTTGTGAAAAGCAGGTAAAAAAACAACCGGGTATTAAATTCCATGTAAAAGAGCGGACCCTTTTTGAAGATAAGGTTAAACCTGCGGGCCTTATAGATATTACCTGAAACCGGCAGACTGCCGGGTCGCCTAATCCCTGCAATCACAATTTCAGATGGCAGGGATGCAAGTGTTGCAGCTATCCGGTTAATCCGCTGATCGGTTACAATATCATTTGTTACGCACAGGATGATTTTCATCCGCTTGTTTTTTGATCCACTAATTTAGAGAATCTTTGTAACCATTTGTTCCATTCTCACCCGTGAGGTCGTATATTTGTGCTCACAATTTAATTTCATGGGCATTGTAAATGAAAATGTCAGTTTGCAAACCTGCAATACATTCGGTATTCAGGCGAATGCCCGGTACTTTACTGAACCGTCAGACACCGGTGAGATAACTGAAATTCTGCAATCATCATTAATTAAGAAAAATCCTTTGCTGATCCTGGGTGGTGGCAGCAACATACTCTTTACCCGCGATTTTGAAGGCGTAGTCATGCGCCCTGCTATCAAGGGGATCGAAAAGATAAAAGAAAACGATAAGGACGTAATCATACGTGCAGGTGCAGGTGAGAACTGGGATTCCTTTGTTGCTTATTGTGTACAGAACGAATGGTCCGGAATTGAAAACCTTTCATGGATACCCGGGACTGTCGGGGCCAGCCCGGTTCAGAATATAGGCGCCTATGGCGCGGAAATCATGGATTATATCGACGCCGTAGAGGGATACTATATTCAGAATTCAAAAAAGTTCAGATTATCCGGAGGTGAATGTCATTTTTCATACCGTAACAGTATCTTCAAGAATGAACTGAAAAACAAGGTTGTCATCACTCATGTGAATTACAGGTTGAATAAGATAGCTGAGTTCAATACAAGTTACCCTGACCTGGCAAGGGAAATGGATGATTTTGATGAGACTTCCATTCAGAATATAAGACAGGCTGTAATCAATATCCGGAAAGCCAAACTTCCGGATCCGGCTGAGACGGGTAATGCCGGGAGTTTCTTTAAAAATCCAGTAGCTACGTCCTCGCAGGCCGCAAATTTGAAAAATCATTACCCGACGATTCCTCTCTACCCCATGGAAAATGGCACTGTTAAAGTTTCAGCTGCCTGGCTTATTGAGCAAAGCGGATGGAAAGGCCGGAACTGCGGAAAGGCCGGAACCCATAAACGACAACCGCTCATTCTTATAAACCTGGGTGGAGCTACGGGACAGGACATTCTGGAATGTGCCACCCGTATCCAAAAAGCAGTTAAAAGCCATTTTGGAATTGGGTTGGAGATGGAGGTGAATGTGGTTTAGAGGCTTAGGCTATTAGGCTGTTAGGCTATCACCAGTCACCTGTTACCAGTCACCAGTCACCAGTCACCAGTCACCAGTTACCAGTCACCAGTTACCAGTCACTAATCACTACATACACTGGCAAATGATCCGAAAATCCGCCGTGATAGCGGAAACCGGAATAGGTACGGTAGGGTTTCATGCCTGTGTAGGTTTCGTCGGGCTCAAGAAGAAAAGATCCGTCGAAAATGTGATAGCTGTTTGACGTGATCCGACCTGAAAGCAGCAGGTTACCGGAAACCATGATCTGATCGAAAATGTTCCAGGTTCCCTGGAATTTAAGCGTGCCTTTCACCGGCCCTTTTTCAGGAATCCGGCTTAAATTATATAATCCTTTCGTGACCGGATGTTCAGGAGTTCCGGCATTCAGTACCCTTACCAAACTCTCATCCGTTGGCTCATCATTGAAATCACCCATAATAACAATGTTTGACGCCGTATCATGATTAAAAAGCGAATCTGCTTTCTGTCTCAGCAGTGATGCGGCGGCAAACCGGCTTTTATCGGTTTCCAGCTGACCGGCTGAACGCGACGGCCAGTGATTGACAAACACATGAAAGGTATCAGATTGCGCAAGGAGACATGCATATAAAATTTCACGGCTTACCACAATGTTTGTATCGATCCTGAAATAGCGGCATTCAAGAACTTTAACAGTGGAAGGATTATAAAGGAGTGCCACATCGATTCCCCTTTTATCGGGTGAATCCCGGTGAAGCCAGGAATAGCCGAACTTTGAAAGCGATGTTTTGGCTACCAGGTGATCCAGTACATAGTCATTTTCAATTTCACATAAACCAATGATATCCGGGGGATTCCATTCTCCAATGGCTATGAGAACCTTGCCCAGGTTGTTTTCCTTAGCTGTAAAGCGCTTGTAAGTCCAGTGCATGGCACCTGCCGGCGTAAAATCGTTATCATTTGCTTTGGGATCATCTGAAGGATCAAACAGGTTCTCAGTGTTGTAAAACACTATTTTTATTCCGGAAATTGTTTGTGCTGCTCCGCTGAAAGCCATTGAGAGCCATGCTGCAATGGCTATACTACACACTGACAGCCCGGCACGTGTCATGACTCAGTCTTCTTTTCGTTCAAAAGCACCCAGGTCGGGACCTTCATCGTTGTTCCTGAGGTTCCCCTTAAAATCCTCTATTAGGAAAGGCCATGCCTGCAGCAACTGCACATCACCCGAATCTTTTGCCGGAGAAAGGGTGTCCAGGCTGAAATCAAGATGATACCTGTCGGTGTCGTTCACGAAAAGAGGATCTTTGTTGATAAACACTGAAGTGAATTTGGCTGCCGGGTAGTTTGAAATTGAATCTTCAACAGCCTTTAAAATACAGTGGTCGAAATGATAGGTGAAACCGGCCTCAGGAATAAATACAAACTGGAGCTCATGCGGATAATTACCCGTGACAATGCTGTTCATGAAATCGGCTTCTTCAAGGTCGCCCGCATACCTTACATATTCATATTCGCCCGATGAGGGATTCAGTTCAGGATTGTTGAAAAAATTGGTCAGCACAACGGATGGAGAGTTGCGTGAAGCGCCCGGAACCCCGTTGTTATCAAATGTGCAATGCCAGAAACGGTAATTTCCGCCCCGGAGAAGGGCTACCAAAGGTCCCGCTGAATTGGCAAACACAGTATTGTAACAGGTAATGTCGGCACCGAAGGCATAAATACCGGCAAATGAAACATTCAGTATCGTGCTGTTTGAAATCGTCAGGTCAGGTACACTGTAATCGGTCGGATAGCCGATCTGTATGCCCGCAGTGGGATTCATGATCAGCACATGGTTAAGCGTATTGTCGTGGCTTACAGGGTCAAAGTAGATCGTTCCCCATTGACCGGGAATGATATCATAAAATTCTTCGGGCCTGTCATTCTGAAAAACAACCGGATTTTCGAAAGTCCCTTCGGCTTTGAGGCTGCCATATACCACCAGGCTTGCATTCCGGTGAAAATAAATTTTACAGCCGGCATTGATTGTAAGGATTTCACCGGTATCCACCGCCAGGTAATCGTAAATCAGGTAAGGCTTATCGGCTTCCCAGGTCTGGCTTGCCGTGAATTTACGCTTTATCAGGTGCACATCCTGTCCGTATGCCAGCAGTTTGATGTGTTGAAGCTTCCCGTTTGTATTGAAAACAACCGAATCACGAACCAGGATAGGATTATTTTGATTATTCGGGTCGACAGTGACTGCCACAAAAACAAATAAACTGTCATCAGGTGGTATTTTCACATTGCTTACCCTTGAAAGGGGTTCACCGTCGATATTCAACCTGAAAAATGAGGCGACACCTCCGGCTAACTCAATGTCACTGATCAGGAGAGGCCGGCTGCTGCGGTTATAAACCTTGAAATAAAGAGTGGCCGAGCCGATTGAGGTAAAAACGGTGTCGAATGTCACTGTGTCGGTTGAAAACGACGGCATGGCTTCAGGATCCGGATCAAGTTCCTCACGGTTGCAGGAAATGGCAGCCATGACAAAAAGTATCGCCGGAACGAATGTAATCAGATGTTTCAGAATATGTAAACTCCAGATTTTGGAATTGCCTTGAAGATCAATCACGGAATGTGTTTAAATGATTGGTTAAAAAGTTATTCTTAATTTCAAAAATCTCTTTATTTTTATAGCAAAAATAATTGAATATTGGAAAGTATTCATAAATGTTTGGTTTTCGGTTTTCTTAATTGCACCTGTTTGGCAGGTTAACTTTCTAATGGGACTTCCGATGGATATCACGCAGGCTAAATCAACCGACCTAATTGAGATTCTGTATTTGTTAAAAACCTGCATTCAGGATATGAATGCAAAAGGCCAGAAACACTGGAACAATTGTGTTCCGTCTGTGGATGACATTCAGATCGATCTTGATAAAGGTTTTATTTATCTGATAAAGGACAAAGGGGTGTGTAAGGGAATGATCACCCTGAATGAGCAGGAGCCTGAAGACTATAAAAAGCTTTCCTTCAATTCATCCGGAAAAAAACCTCTCTTTTTACAAAATATTGCAGTGCATCCGAGGTGGCAGGGCATGGGAATTGCTACTCAATTGGTTAATTTTGCACAACAAATTGCCAGGGAAAAAGGATATGACTGCCTCCGCCTTGATGTATTCAAGCCAAGCGACAAAGCCAGACAGCTTTGTGAGAAACAGCTTTTCAAAGAAGTTGCTTCCTTTCACCCTGCTTTCCAGCAGACACCTTTTGTCTGTTATGAGAAACAAATTTAATACTCAATTTTCCATAATCATGGAAAATCTTCCGCACTAGTTGCCTGTTATTAAACTGTTCATTTCTTTCCTGGGAAAAATACCCCTTTTCTTCATGCAAGCTGTTATATATTTGATTGCTTAACTGTTAGAGGATTAAGGTAATGAACAATTTAATTATTTATCAACAACAGGAAAATAATGCTTTAATAATTTCTCATTCATTATTATTCTTGCATCATTATTGATACCAGTTAGTATTAATCAATTCTAAATTCTTTTAACTATTCGATGAAAAACAATGGGAGTAATGGTTTAAGGTCCAAAAAAAATGGTCAGTTACCCAACGGATCATTCGGACCGGTGGAAAACCTTGAGCATTATCTTCAACCCGATTGGTGGAGACGTATTTTTAACTCCATGTATCTGAAAACAGATGCTGACGTGGTTGAGGACATGCAAATTACTAACAGGGAAGTTGACCTGTTTACCGACATTCTCGGTCTCGACAAAAACATGGTCATTCTCGATCTGGCCTGTGGTCAGGGCAGACACTCACTTGAACTTGCCCGCAGGGGATTTAATAATGTGAACGGTCTCGATCGTTCTCATTTTCTTATCAGAAAAGCGAAGAACATTAACTCGGCTGAAAACCTCACTGCCAATTTCAGGGAAGGAGATGCCAGGAAATTGCCATATCCCAATGATACTTTTGATGTTGTGATGATGCTCGGAAACAGCTTCGGCTATTTTGAAAGTACTGAAGATGATATTAAAATTCTGAAAGAAGTATTGCGCGTGCTTAAGCCAAACGGAAAATTCCTGATTGACGTGGCTGACGGCAACTACCTGAGAGATAATTACAACCCCCGGAGCTGGGAATGGATCGACTCAAAGCATTTTGTATGTCGCGAACGTTCACTGGCTTCTGATAACCAGCGCCTGATAAGCCGTGAAGTCATCACCAATATCAACAAGGGCGTTGTGCTCGACCAGTTTTATGCTGAAAGACTATATAATAAAGACGTGTTGTTTAACATGTTTCAGCGGACCGGTTATATTAACGTGACATTTCATGGTAACCTGGATACGGATTCGAAAAGAAACCAGGACCTTGGAATGATGGAACGCCGCATCATAGTGACTTCCCAGGCTGCAAAAGAATGGAGCCTGGTGAAAGCTAAGAGATCGGAACTGAAGAATGTAGTTGTCATTCTTGGTGATCCCGATAAACCGGATGTAGTTAAACCTACAGGCGGATTCGATAAAAATGACCTGGCGACGATCAGGCAACTGAAGATTGCGCTGAGCAGCCTTCCTGAGTATAAATTCACTTACCTGTGCAATCATAACACGCTTGTCAATGATCTTATGAAACTCAAGCCCCGCACAGATTTTGTAATGAATCTCTGCGACGAAGGGTATATGAATGATCCCAAAAGGGAGCTTCATGTTCCTGCTATGCTTGAATTGCTGGGAGTGAATTATACAGGCGCCAGCCCGCAGGGACTTGCTTACTGCTATGATAAATCGCTTGTGAGGGGAATTTCACGTGAGATGGGAATTCCTGTTGCTGATGCAGTCTTCATCAAGCCGGAAGACAACGTATTTGAAATGAACATTGATTTTCCGGTTATTGCAAAGCCCAATTACGGCGACAGCAGTATTGCCATTACATCTGACAATGTTTGCTATACTTACGAGAGCCTGAATGACGCCATTGTAAGAATCCGCGAAAAAGTAGGTTTTGAGAAACCTATCATTATCGAGGAATTTCTTCCCGGTAAGGAAATAACAATAGGTATTATAGGAAATCCGCCGGAATCATACACTGTGCTTCCGTTTGCAGAGGAAGATTACTCGGCTTTGCCCGATGAATTGCCTAAAATATGCGGGTATGAAGCAAAATGGCTTGAGGACACCCCGTACTTCAACCTGCTGAAATCAATACCCGTGAATCTGCCCGAGGAAACCGAAAAGATGATCACCGAGCAGTGCCTTAAGTTGTTTGAACGCCTGAATTGCAGGGATTATGCACGGTTCGACTGGAGATTTGATAACGAAGGTGTTCCCAAGCTGCTGGAAGTGAACCCGAATCCGGGATGGTGCTGGGATGGCCACATGGCTAAAATGGCCACACTGAGAGGTATGGAATACGCTGAAATGTTGCGGTTCATACTGCAAACTGCCGAACAACGGTTCAGTTCAAATGGAAATGGTAACGGAAACGGAAATGGTAACGGCAATGGCAATGGCCATTCAAACGGCAACAACGGAAACGGCCACGACATTCTTGAAACGGCCGATAGATTGAGCTGGGCGGAGGAGAAGAATTAAATCGTTTCATATTGTTCCAAAATTGTTTCAAATGGTTTCAGGTTGTTTTAACAACTATGGAACCATTTGGAACTATTTGAAACAACATGAAACTATATGAAACTACCTGGAACTTTCAAACACTTTCTCAAACATCTTACTCCACTCCCTCGCCTTTCTTTCTTTCCATGCATTGGAGTGGTAAACATAGCTGGCCATGAGCGGAAGCACTGTTGTGGCTTCGGCGAAAACCATCTGTTCGTATTGTGTATCTACCTTACCCCATGAAGAAGCTTCCTGAAGCGTTGATGACGAACAGGCTCCGTCGCGTACATCAGCAACCGTGATCTGTACGGCATACTTATGCATGGGAACCGATTTGCCGAGTATTTCAGCACAAACAACGGTATCCTGGGCGAAATTTTTGGGTACTCCGCCGCCAACCATGAACAGGCCCGATGTCTCCGCTTCCATTTTGATCATGGTGAGTTCACGGAAATCACGCACTGAATCAATAGTAACATGACTGTCGGGGTTTTCCCACTGGTGTTTCACCAGGCCAAAACCGGCGCTGCTGTCAGAAAAAGCAGGGCAGAAAATGGGAACATTTTTTTCATAACAAACCTGTATGAGTGAGTCTTTCTTAACCGAATTTTTCACAAGGTATTTACCCAGTTCCTTAATGAACTCACGTGATGAATACGGTCTGTGCTCAAGCGAATCGGCAACCCGTTTAATAGTGGCATCGCATACCTGCAGGTCCTCTTCATCAATAAAAGTATCGTAAATCCTGTCGACGTAATTATCCCTGAGGTGATTATCGGGTATGTCTTTTCTGCCAACATAATGTTTGAACCCGATGGCTTCAAAGAAATCCATGTCAATGATGCTTGCACCGGTGGCCACAATCACATCGATCATATTGTTTTTAACAAGATCAACATAAACCTGCATACAGCCTGCTGCGCTTGTACTGCCGGCAAGGGTGAGGATGTTTGTGCAATCCTTATCCTTTATCATTCTCAGCAGGATATCAGCTGCGTTGGCCGTATCACGCGAGGAAAACGACATCTTCCTCATGGCATCAATAATGGGAGTAGCATCAAAAGATTTGATGTCAACATGTTCAATCGTATTCTTTAATAAATCCTTTTTTGCTGTCATTTTCTTTTCCTCTGTTTGATTATCAAATGATTAGTTAAAATTTAATTAAGGGTACAAATATAGGAAAAAAGTAGATACCGGATGCTGGATACTGGATGCTGGATAAGGTCGTCATTGCGAGGAGCGTGACAAATCATTGATTATAGCAGGATTAATAGTCGACGAAGCAATCTGCCCGCACAGGCAATGCCTTGCAAAAAGAGATTGACGACTAACAAAAACACCGAACAAGGAACACCGATTTAAGATTTTAGAAGTTTTTCTACAAACTTCTCACATCTCCCTACTCTCCTCTTTCTTCTCAAACGCTTCTCTCCCCTCACTGAACGAAAACCATGCCAATCCGAGGGCGCCCAACGTATCGATCCATCCGAAGCCGGTTAATTCGTAAATCAGGCTTGAAACCAGGAGAACAACCGACATATAAATGCAAACCAGCGTACAATTGGCATCAGCGAGTACGGGTTCTGCCTGCAGACTTCTTCCGCAACTTACCTTTGAACGATATAACCAATACATCACCGCAATTGAAATAACCGAAATAACAACACCCCAAACAGTTGTCTCAGGTTTGTGACCCTTTACGAAATTGAGAATGGCACCGGCCACCAAACCTGCAGTCAGCAGGTAAAAAGCTGTTCCGGTGATCAGCAATGCCCGTTTCTCAAATTCCGAACGCGTTGATTCAGGGTGTTTACGGATCCTGACAGCCATTTGCAATATGCCAAGGCCTGAAATAACTTCAACAAAACTGTCGACTCCAAAACCAGCCAGGGCAAGCGTTTCGTCGTTCAAACCAAGAATCAGCGAAATGATACCTTCGGCCAGGTTATAGATAATGGTAAACAGGGCCAGCCATACAACCCTGTCCATAGTATAGTTTTTCATAGTTTAAAGATACTAAAACTATAAAAAAATCTTTCGGTTCAAAAGAAACAGAACCATTCACCGAAAAAATCCCGCGATTCACCGATTTGTGATTTTTTGAAAGTTAGGCATTCCATAGTTTTGAAGCGAGCTAAACGTTTGAGGTTTGACGTTTGAGGTTTGACGTTTGAGGTGTAAAGTTCAGCGACATGTGAGATCAACAACAAACATTAAACTTCAAACCAGAAACATTTTATTGGTTTTTTTAGTTTACAATTTGCTGAACTAAAAAAACTGTTTACCTTTGGGGCTCTATTATTAAACTAAAATGACTACTGAAGACAGGATCAAACGACAGAAAGATATGGTCGAGATGGCCGGTCGCTTTT includes:
- a CDS encoding glycosyltransferase codes for the protein MKIILCVTNDIVTDQRINRIAATLASLPSEIVIAGIRRPGSLPVSGNIYKARRFNLIFKKGPLFYMEFNTRLFFYLLFTNAAAIVSNDLDTLPAAFIASKLKREVLIYDSHELFTELPELVGRNITRKIWERLERLFLPRVKYSYTVSPSIALHYSTKYGINMEVIRNMPYRLNDNAPASPGRVFQKQIIYQGALNMGRGIELLIRAMQWINDTGVIIAGSGYAENELHSLAASLHLEEKVKFTGRIKPEDLLVYTRASDLGVSLEENLGLNYYYALPNKLFDYIQSGIPVLVSDLPEMAAVIKTYGAGQVTSTRDPHELAGIISRMLNDDQARITWKENLKQAAQDLCWENEAPKLIQIYRKALF
- a CDS encoding deoxyhypusine synthase, coding for MTAKKDLLKNTIEHVDIKSFDATPIIDAMRKMSFSSRDTANAADILLRMIKDKDCTNILTLAGSTSAAGCMQVYVDLVKNNMIDVIVATGASIIDMDFFEAIGFKHYVGRKDIPDNHLRDNYVDRIYDTFIDEEDLQVCDATIKRVADSLEHRPYSSREFIKELGKYLVKNSVKKDSLIQVCYEKNVPIFCPAFSDSSAGFGLVKHQWENPDSHVTIDSVRDFRELTMIKMEAETSGLFMVGGGVPKNFAQDTVVCAEILGKSVPMHKYAVQITVADVRDGACSSSTLQEASSWGKVDTQYEQMVFAEATTVLPLMASYVYHSNAWKERKAREWSKMFEKVFESSR
- a CDS encoding methyltransferase domain-containing protein → MKNNGSNGLRSKKNGQLPNGSFGPVENLEHYLQPDWWRRIFNSMYLKTDADVVEDMQITNREVDLFTDILGLDKNMVILDLACGQGRHSLELARRGFNNVNGLDRSHFLIRKAKNINSAENLTANFREGDARKLPYPNDTFDVVMMLGNSFGYFESTEDDIKILKEVLRVLKPNGKFLIDVADGNYLRDNYNPRSWEWIDSKHFVCRERSLASDNQRLISREVITNINKGVVLDQFYAERLYNKDVLFNMFQRTGYINVTFHGNLDTDSKRNQDLGMMERRIIVTSQAAKEWSLVKAKRSELKNVVVILGDPDKPDVVKPTGGFDKNDLATIRQLKIALSSLPEYKFTYLCNHNTLVNDLMKLKPRTDFVMNLCDEGYMNDPKRELHVPAMLELLGVNYTGASPQGLAYCYDKSLVRGISREMGIPVADAVFIKPEDNVFEMNIDFPVIAKPNYGDSSIAITSDNVCYTYESLNDAIVRIREKVGFEKPIIIEEFLPGKEITIGIIGNPPESYTVLPFAEEDYSALPDELPKICGYEAKWLEDTPYFNLLKSIPVNLPEETEKMITEQCLKLFERLNCRDYARFDWRFDNEGVPKLLEVNPNPGWCWDGHMAKMATLRGMEYAEMLRFILQTAEQRFSSNGNGNGNGNGNGNGNGHSNGNNGNGHDILETADRLSWAEEKN
- the murB gene encoding UDP-N-acetylmuramate dehydrogenase, producing MGIVNENVSLQTCNTFGIQANARYFTEPSDTGEITEILQSSLIKKNPLLILGGGSNILFTRDFEGVVMRPAIKGIEKIKENDKDVIIRAGAGENWDSFVAYCVQNEWSGIENLSWIPGTVGASPVQNIGAYGAEIMDYIDAVEGYYIQNSKKFRLSGGECHFSYRNSIFKNELKNKVVITHVNYRLNKIAEFNTSYPDLAREMDDFDETSIQNIRQAVINIRKAKLPDPAETGNAGSFFKNPVATSSQAANLKNHYPTIPLYPMENGTVKVSAAWLIEQSGWKGRNCGKAGTHKRQPLILINLGGATGQDILECATRIQKAVKSHFGIGLEMEVNVV
- a CDS encoding right-handed parallel beta-helix repeat-containing protein, producing the protein MIDLQGNSKIWSLHILKHLITFVPAILFVMAAISCNREELDPDPEAMPSFSTDTVTFDTVFTSIGSATLYFKVYNRSSRPLLISDIELAGGVASFFRLNIDGEPLSRVSNVKIPPDDSLFVFVAVTVDPNNQNNPILVRDSVVFNTNGKLQHIKLLAYGQDVHLIKRKFTASQTWEADKPYLIYDYLAVDTGEILTINAGCKIYFHRNASLVVYGSLKAEGTFENPVVFQNDRPEEFYDIIPGQWGTIYFDPVSHDNTLNHVLIMNPTAGIQIGYPTDYSVPDLTISNSTILNVSFAGIYAFGADITCYNTVFANSAGPLVALLRGGNYRFWHCTFDNNGVPGASRNSPSVVLTNFFNNPELNPSSGEYEYVRYAGDLEEADFMNSIVTGNYPHELQFVFIPEAGFTYHFDHCILKAVEDSISNYPAAKFTSVFINKDPLFVNDTDRYHLDFSLDTLSPAKDSGDVQLLQAWPFLIEDFKGNLRNNDEGPDLGAFERKED
- a CDS encoding cation transporter — its product is MKNYTMDRVVWLALFTIIYNLAEGIISLILGLNDETLALAGFGVDSFVEVISGLGILQMAVRIRKHPESTRSEFEKRALLITGTAFYLLTAGLVAGAILNFVKGHKPETTVWGVVISVISIAVMYWLYRSKVSCGRSLQAEPVLADANCTLVCIYMSVVLLVSSLIYELTGFGWIDTLGALGLAWFSFSEGREAFEKKEESREM
- a CDS encoding endonuclease/exonuclease/phosphatase family protein, whose product is MTRAGLSVCSIAIAAWLSMAFSGAAQTISGIKIVFYNTENLFDPSDDPKANDNDFTPAGAMHWTYKRFTAKENNLGKVLIAIGEWNPPDIIGLCEIENDYVLDHLVAKTSLSKFGYSWLHRDSPDKRGIDVALLYNPSTVKVLECRYFRIDTNIVVSREILYACLLAQSDTFHVFVNHWPSRSAGQLETDKSRFAAASLLRQKADSLFNHDTASNIVIMGDFNDEPTDESLVRVLNAGTPEHPVTKGLYNLSRIPEKGPVKGTLKFQGTWNIFDQIMVSGNLLLSGRITSNSYHIFDGSFLLEPDETYTGMKPYRTYSGFRYHGGFSDHLPVYVVISDW
- a CDS encoding GNAT family N-acetyltransferase; protein product: MDITQAKSTDLIEILYLLKTCIQDMNAKGQKHWNNCVPSVDDIQIDLDKGFIYLIKDKGVCKGMITLNEQEPEDYKKLSFNSSGKKPLFLQNIAVHPRWQGMGIATQLVNFAQQIAREKGYDCLRLDVFKPSDKARQLCEKQLFKEVASFHPAFQQTPFVCYEKQI